CCCTTGCGGCATGGCATCCAGTGAGTTGCACCATCGGCAGCAGCACCGGCGGCAGTGAAGTAAACATCACCGACCAGAGTTCCGGTTTCGGTACTTTGGAGAATATACTTCATGCCCCGGCGAAGGACTATACATACAGTAGCGGCGGCAACGTTGCTTTCAACTTCCGCCACGCGTTGGCAAAGGTGAAGGTTACGCTAAAGAAAGAGGAAGGAAAAAACGACTTCACGGACGATGAGATTTCCGGCGCTACCGTCCGTCTGATGGGCTATACCGCAGGTGCTTTGGGCTATAGCGGCATGACGGGCAGCGGTGGCAACGGTGAGATTAGTCCGAAAACGGAAACGACAACTGCAACCACCTACACCGCCTTGCTTATCCCGCAGCAGATGCGGGGGCAGCAGTTTATCAAAGTAACCATCGGTGCCCGCGATTACTACTATACCCCCGCAGGAGATAATGACGCCAACCTCGTAGCCGGAAAACAATACGCCTATACCATCACCGTGAAGAAAGCAGGACTCGACGTAACGGTGACAGGCAACGGCACCGCATGGACGGACACACCCATCGACACCACTCCCGATGCCGATTTCGCCTTTCGCATCACCGCCCCCAGCAAAGGAGTGACGATAGCGGCAGCTTCCGGCGGCCGTTTAACCAATAACGGCAATGGCTCTTACACCTTGTCGGGCGGGAACGCCGTCAGCATCACCAACGATAACGGTCCGCGTATCGGTGTAAAAGGGCTTTACGACGTAGCCGGTGACGGCACCACCTATACCCTGAAAAGCGACCTCTTAGTCGAATATTCATTGGCAGACGCTCAAGTGGGCGATTTCTACTGCCGTGCAGATAACGGCAGAGGTTATCTCGTTCCGGGAGACGCCGTTTCTATCATCGACCAATACCCCTGTGTCGGCTTGGTATTTTATGTAGGTCATCACCCTAGTGATAATACTGACTATTCCACTACGAAGATTGGTCAAAGGCAATGTCATGGTTACGTGATGGCATTGACGGATGTGAACACTAGTAACGACCATCTGAGATGGGAATACAGGAGTCGTGACAACAAATACGACCAGCGAGTCGGTGCTTCCACTAGTGATAGCGATTGGAACGGTTATAGTAATACCCAGGCAATAAAGCAGTATGTAGCCGAACATAGTGACGATTGGGTAATGACAGACTTTCCCGCTGCCAACGGTTGCTTGCTATACGGAACAGACCAAAGTCTTTATGGCTGGCAGAAGGTGTACGCTGCCCCCACAAATAGTAGCGGTTGGTTTTTACCTTCAGCCGGTCAGTTGAAGTACTTATATCAGAATCGTTCAGATTTGGCTGCCCGCATTCAAGCCTTGGGTAGTAAACCCGGCAGTTCTTATATAAAATGGTTCAGTACAGGTTACTATTACTGGTCCTCTTCGGAGGGCTCGGACCGCAGCTACCGCGCGTACGATGTGGACTTCGGCAGCGGCGGCGTGGATTGGGGCTATAAGGACTATACGGGCGCTGTGCGGGCGGTGTCCGCTTTTTGACCTATTTTTCTATTTATAAATTTATCTATTAAAAACAACCCGCCCGGCGGGTCGAAAAACAAAAACGATATGTTCTTATCCGAATATCCTTCTCTTTCCCTGTTCCGCAAGCATGGCTTGGGAACATTTCTGTCGCTGTTGCTGCTTTCTGCTTGCAGCCCCGACAACGATGCCCTGCCGGGCGACGGTGGCGGCAACACTTCGTCTGCCGAGCTTCGTATCGAAGTCAGCGCAAGCGACTTCGCCACCACCCGTGGCGATGTCGGCAATAGTAACGGCAGCAACAACACCGCTACCCGTGCCACCGACAACGGCAACATTACCTCTTTCGAGAATGGCGACTGTATCGGCATCATCGTGCTGGATAACAGTAACAATGTGCTATCCGATAATATACCTTATAAATACAACGGCAACGCATGGAGCTTTGACGCCACT
The DNA window shown above is from Bacteroides faecium and carries:
- a CDS encoding fimbrillin family protein, yielding MTGKLITFRHLVVAGILCLACASCSDDSDADNRLLDGKYPMMFSGSVDGLTATRATTSADGETSWEANDPVAISMDGGANHKEYKISNTTDGSMVPNGDGNTLYWQKSNEKKTLAAWHPVSCTIGSSTGGSEVNITDQSSGFGTLENILHAPAKDYTYSSGGNVAFNFRHALAKVKVTLKKEEGKNDFTDDEISGATVRLMGYTAGALGYSGMTGSGGNGEISPKTETTTATTYTALLIPQQMRGQQFIKVTIGARDYYYTPAGDNDANLVAGKQYAYTITVKKAGLDVTVTGNGTAWTDTPIDTTPDADFAFRITAPSKGVTIAAASGGRLTNNGNGSYTLSGGNAVSITNDNGPRIGVKGLYDVAGDGTTYTLKSDLLVEYSLADAQVGDFYCRADNGRGYLVPGDAVSIIDQYPCVGLVFYVGHHPSDNTDYSTTKIGQRQCHGYVMALTDVNTSNDHLRWEYRSRDNKYDQRVGASTSDSDWNGYSNTQAIKQYVAEHSDDWVMTDFPAANGCLLYGTDQSLYGWQKVYAAPTNSSGWFLPSAGQLKYLYQNRSDLAARIQALGSKPGSSYIKWFSTGYYYWSSSEGSDRSYRAYDVDFGSGGVDWGYKDYTGAVRAVSAF